The proteins below come from a single Chiloscyllium punctatum isolate Juve2018m chromosome 20, sChiPun1.3, whole genome shotgun sequence genomic window:
- the neurog1 gene encoding neurogenin-1 has translation MMDCTYSDCDQSDLSFPLTDEEDRLSFLTASPPSSVSTPSGELLLPNPSPRSNLERSEDPRDKKRKPRGRSKAKPQSGQHLVKRSRRTKANDRERNRMHNLNSALDDLRSVLPTFPDDAKLTKIETLRFAHNYIWALSETLRLADQCMDCSRKPVMLPGYLKNIDPPSPSSDEGSWVTTASPSSATTCTSSPASPSTSDDYAYKRPSDSIFSFRTIQKEFLNEVTCFNEYH, from the exons AT gatggattgcacctattCTGACTGTGACCAGAGcgacctctccttcccactaACAGATGAAGAGGACAGACTGAGTTTCCTAACTGCGTCACCTCCATCTTCAGTTAGTACCCCATCTGGCGAGCTCCTCCTGCCTAATCCGTCTCCCCGCTCTAACCTGGAGAGGTCAGAGGACCCGCGAGACAAGAAGCGCAAACCCAGAGGCCGCTCGAAAGCAAAGCCCCAGAGCGGCCAGCACCTAGTAAAACGAAGCCGGAGGACCAAAGCCAACGACCGAGAGAGGAACAGGATGCACAACCTGAACTCCGCCCTGGATGACCTCCGCAGTGTCCTGCCAACCTTCCCCGACGATGCCAAGCTGACCAAGATAGAAACCCTGCGATTCGCCCATAATTACATCTGGGCTCTGTCTGAAACCCTCAGACTGGCCGATCAGTGTATGGACTGCAGCCGCAAGCCAGTGATGCTGCCCGGCTACCTGAAAAACATCGACCCACCCAGCCCAAGCAGCGATGAGGGATCCTGGGTGACCACAGCATCCCCATCATCTGCAACCACTTGCACTTCCAGTCCAGCCAGTCCCTCCACCTCCGACGACTATGCATATAAAAGACCTTCGGACAGCATCTTCTCATTCCGCACTATCCAAAAAGAGTTTCTCAATGAAGTGACCTGTTTCAATGAATACCATTGA